In the Mastacembelus armatus chromosome 17, fMasArm1.2, whole genome shotgun sequence genome, one interval contains:
- the LOC113134577 gene encoding acyl-coenzyme A thioesterase 3-like, with protein sequence MSSQVRLRLLPSARCLFDEPVQVKVEGLRSRQVVTMRARSTDEKGVVFSSSATYRADGSGKIDLLRDPSLSGSYVGVEPMGLLWSLKADALHKYFFKDNALQPHVVKFSVHEEDRVDRMLAEVTNERLLIGDGVSRVTVKGRNFQGVLFTPPGQGPFPAVLDVSTFASEKRASLLANKGFVVLAVPVYTDKPHNIKQTNLDHFKEAVDFLQQQPKVGSKGVGIVSRSKGGEIALSLAAFVPGVEATVWINGCSAVSLVPLYYENQQIIPPLLFDTTKMIHTESGASIMKYGLENPLAAENKGSLVPIEQAKGRFLFVASEDDLCWDTKACMDQMVERLKHHGKENFETVWYPGAGHLMEPPYSPYCPSSFNGFISYVVLWGGEARAHAAAEVHLWSTIQEFFRTHLSCDAAQTKPKL encoded by the exons ATGTCCTCCcaagtcagactgaggctgctgccaagtgccagatgtttgtttgacgAGCCCgttcaggtgaaggtggaggggctgaggtcgaggcaggtggtcaCCATGAGAGCCAGATCAACGGACGAGAAAGGAGTGGtgttcagctcctcagccaccTACAGGGCTGATGGGAGCGGGAAGATAGACCTGCTCAGAGACCCCTCACTCAGTGGGAGCTACGTTGGGGTTGAACCCATGGGTCTGCTGTGGTCGTTGAAGGCAGACGCCTTACACAAGTACTTTTTCAAGGACAACGCACTACAACCCCATGTGGTGAAGTTCTCTGTGCATGAGGAGGACAGGGTGGACAGGATGTTGGCAGAGGTGACCAATGAGAGGCTTCTGATTGGAGACGGGGTCAGCCGGGTTACTGTCAAAGGGAGGAATTTTCAGGGAGTCCTGTTTACCCCCCCAG GACAAGGTCCGtttcctgcagtgttggatGTGTCCACCTTTGCATCTGAGAAAAGAGCCAGTCTGCTGGccaacaaaggctttgtggTTCTGGCTGTACCAGTTTACACTGACAAACCTCACAATATCAAACAGACAAATCTGGaccattttaaagaagcagtggattttttacaacaacaaccaaag GTGGGCAGTAAAGGAGTTGGCATAGTATCACGATCAAAGGGAGGAGAAATTGCACTTTCACTTGCTGCTTTTGTACCAGGTGTTGAGGCCACAGTGTGGATTAatggctgcagtgctgtttCACTTGTTCCTTTGTACTATGAGAACCAACAAATCATCCCACCTTTACTGTTTGACACCACTAAGATGATTCACACTGAATCTGGAGCTAGCATAATGAAGTACGGTCTTGAAAATCCCTTGGCAGCGGAGAACAAGGGCAGCCTGGTCCCCATCGAACAAGCCAAGGGACGTTTCCTCTTTGTGGCTTCAGAGGACGACCTCTGCTGGGACACCAAGGCTTGTATGGACCAGATGGTGGAGAGACTGAAGCACCATGGGAAGGAGAACTTTGAGACTGTGTGGTACCCTGGAGCTGGACACTTGATGGAGCCACCTTATAGTCCATACTGCCCCTCCAGTTTTAATGGATTTATTTCTTATGTGGTGCTGTGGGGGGGTGAAGCCAGGGCCCATGCTGCAGCAGAAGTCCACCTGTGGTCTACTATCCAGGAGTTCTTCAGAACTcacctgagctgtgatgctgcacaaactaaACCCAAGTTATAG